A section of the Harmonia axyridis chromosome 2, icHarAxyr1.1, whole genome shotgun sequence genome encodes:
- the LOC123672457 gene encoding putative cystathionine gamma-lyase 2 has translation MSGDHFLPIQEDFSTIAIHEAQEPEQWSCMEVVTPISTSTTYKQRGPADFKKYEYSRSGNPTREVLEKVIAKLEDAKYGYCFSSGLGANTTLLGLLKCGDHILCINDVYGGTNRLFSKVASRFGIETSFSEIEAESFEKNLRPNTKMIWIETPTNPTLQVCDIAKVAEISKKHNVILVVDNTFLTPYFQKPLTLGADVVVHSLTKYMNGHSDVVMGACMTNNEALSKEIKFLQNAMGIVPSPFDCSQVLRSLKTLALRMKQHSESSLQIAKYLESHPKVEGVIHPGLPNHPHYELTKRQTSGHSGIFSIYIKGNLDSSKKLLQSLKKFTLAESLGGYESLAELPSVMTHASVPPEQREKLRITDNLIRLSVGLEDVKSLISDLEQALKAI, from the coding sequence ATGTCCGGAGATCATTTCTTACCCATCCAAGAAGATTTTTCAACCATTGCTATTCACGAAGCTCAAGAGCCAGAACAATGGTCTTGTATGGAAGTTGTTACCCCAATTTCAACATCTACAACATATAAACAAAGAGGACCTGCTGATTTCAAGAAATATGAATACAGTAGAAGTGGAAATCCTACCAGAGAAGTTCTGGAAAAGGTTATAGCTAAACTAGAAGATGCTAAATACGGATATTGTTTCAGTTCAGGTTTGGGAGCCAATACCACTCTTCTAGGATTATTGAAATGTGGAGATCATATTCTCTGCATCAATGATGTTTATGGAGGCACCAACAGATTATTCTCTAAAGTTGCTAGTAGGTTTGGAATAGAAACTAGTTTTTCGGAAATAGAGGCTGaaagttttgagaaaaatttgagGCCAAATACTAAAATGATATGGATTGAAACCCCTACTAATCCCACTCTTCAGGTATGTGATATTGCCAAAGTAGCTGAGATTTCAAAAAAGCATAATGTGATCCTCGTTGTTGATAATACCTTTTTGACGCcatattttcaaaaacctttaaCGTTAGGAGCAGATGTTGTGGTACATTCACTAACTAAATATATGAATGGCCATTCTGATGTTGTCATGGGTGCATGTATGACAAATAATGAGGCATTATCCAAagaaattaagtttttgcaaaaTGCTATGGGTATAGTACCATCACCATTCGATTGCTCTCAAGTGCTCAGAAGTTTGAAAACTCTTGCACTCAGAATGAAACAACATTCGGAAAGTTCTCTCCAGATTGCGAAGTACCTTGAAAGCCACCCAAAAGTTGAAGGTGTAATACACCCAGGTTTGCCAAACCACCCGCATTATGAGCTAACCAAAAGACAAACAAGTGGTCATAGtggaatattttccatttaCATTAAGGGCAATTTGGATTCTTCGAAGAAATTGTTGCAATCGTTGAAAAAGTTCACACTTGCAGAAAGTTTAGGAGGTTATGAAAGTTTGGCTGAGTTACCCAGTGTTATGACTCATGCCTCAGTTCCACCAGAGCAGAGAGAAAAGTTGAGAATAACTGATAACTTAATTAGGCTTTCAGTTGGTTTGGAGGATGTGAAAAGTCTAATTTCGGATTTAGAGCAAGCATTGAAGGCTATTTGA
- the LOC123672456 gene encoding breast cancer anti-estrogen resistance protein 1 isoform X1 — protein MPQLENQSQNCMAYALFDNVPDSPDELEFNKGDLLTVLEQNVANIEGWWLCSLRGRQGICPGNRLRLLPNIYDIPQRDFSSVDSSLFHRTNGRRLQQEQISLSRRSNDEIGYYDMPNRCSPLQHHHNLSAASPRSVGPDYDVPPSRHVTLGTSPGCARCSSASPSSVSPVIRDGEAYDVPRPHNQHLNQLTPSSSASSLTADSMSSSNRSSMANMPDYDVPKPHPKGPQLVLHPSQLYDVPPSHNPKELPLELNSALENLERLETDTTSSIKKLLGFVGPGWRNKGRLSDTLYDIKLAVTRLQNSLHELAEFSEGTLGNATKASDKNLALKLAPLVVSLKKSYYTVNEAAAKLAGTNWSLEALVVSEDQEDRYVPDALDILVSCSKALIEDIRQITSFIQGNGLLLFKKDSVNDWTNEYDYLQLNTRGDNGKECRKRFELIENQDEDLSDNLMNLDSNDRKILSFLGGQYVNNHKKLMVAIDAFLYTVERNQPPKVFLAHSKFVVLSAHKLVHIGDTVYRNVGCKEIKDSARTYSNALSDVLAKSVMKTKQAALQFPTVTAVQEMVDSVLDISHAANNLKMCLLQATANFL, from the exons ATGCCTCAACTCGAAAACCAATCTCAG aattgtATGGCATATGCATTATTTGATAATGTACCAGACTCTCCAGATGAACTTGAATTCAATAAGGGAGACCTTCTGACCGTTCTAGAGCAAAATGTAGCTAATATAGAAGGATGGTGGTTATGTTCTCTGAGAGGAAGACAG GGCATATGTCCAGGAAATAGACTTCGCTTATTACCTAATATCTACGATATTCCGCAAAGGGATTTTTCTTCTGTTGATTCTTCATTGTTTCATAGGACTAATGGCAGGAGGCTACAACAAGAACAG ATCTCACTGTCCCGGAGGTCCAACGATGAGATCGGCTATTACGACATGCCAAACCGTTGCTCACCACTACAGCACCACCACAACCTGTCGGCGGCGTCGCCACGTTCAGTCGGTCCTGACTACGACGTGCCGCCGTCCAGACATGTGACATTGGGCACCAGTCCGGGATGCGCCAGGTGCTCTTCCGCCTCCCCCTCTTCAGTGTCTCCAGTGATAAGAGACGGGGAGGCCTACGACGTCCCGAGGCCCCACAACCAACACCTGAATCAACTGACCCCCTCCAGCTCCGCTAGCTCTTTGACAG CGGACTCCATGTCATCCTCGAACCGCAGCAGTATGGCCAACATGCCAGACTACGACGTCCCCAAACCCCACCCAAAAGGACCCCAGTTGGTGCTCCATCCCTCCCAGTTGTACGACGTACCGCCCTCTCACAACCCCAAAGAGTTGCCGTTGGAACTGAACTCAGCCCTGGAGAACCTAGAGAGACTCGAGACCGATACCACCAGCTCGATAAAAAAACTGTTGGGTTTCGTAGGCCCCGGGTGGAGAAACAAGGGAAGATTGAGCGACACGCTGTACGACATCAAATTGGCCGTGACCAGACTACAGAATTCCCTGCACGAATTGGCCGAATTCAGCGAGGGTACCTTAGGAAACGCCACCAAAGCATCCGACAAAAATCTGGCCCTCAAGTTGGCTCCACTGGTCGTAAGTCTGAAGAAGTCGTACTACACGGTGAACGAAGCAGCTGCAAAGCTTGCAGGCACCAATTGGAGCCTGGAAGCCCTTGTGGTGAGCGAAGACCAGGAGGATAGGTACGTACCAGATGCTTTAGATATCTTGGTGTCGTGTTCCAAAGCTCTCATCGAAGACATACGTCAAATCACTTCCTTCATCCAAGGCAACGGCTTGTTGCTCTTCAAGAAAGACTCGGTTAACGATTGGACCAACGAATACGATTATCTACAACTGAATACCAGAGGCGATAACGGGAAAGAATGCCGGAAGAGGTTCGAACTGATAGAGAACCAAGACGAAGACCTATCGGACAACTTGATGAACTTGGACAGTAACGATCGTAAAATTTTGAGCTTCCTCGGCGGGCAGTACGTAAATAACCACAAGAAACTCATGGTGGCTATAGATGCGTTTCTGTACACGGTGGAACGCAATCAACCGCCCAAGGTCTTCCTGGCTCACAGCAAGTTCGTTGTGCTCAGCGCACACAAGTTGGTTCACATCGGGGACACCGTGTATAGGAATGTAGGTTGCAAGGAGATCAAAGACAGTGCTCGGACCTATTCCAACGCTCTGTCTGACGTGCTGGCGAAGAGTGTGATGAAGACAAAACAGGCAGCCTTGCAGTTTCCAACAGTGACAGCAGTACAGGAGATGGTCGACAGCGTGTTGGACATTTCCCATGCAGCTAACAACCTGAAGATGTGTTTGCTGCAAGCCACGGCAAACTTTTTGTAA
- the LOC123672456 gene encoding breast cancer anti-estrogen resistance protein 1 isoform X2, whose protein sequence is MPNRCSPLQHHHNLSAASPRSVGPDYDVPPSRHVTLGTSPGCARCSSASPSSVSPVIRDGEAYDVPRPHNQHLNQLTPSSSASSLTADSMSSSNRSSMANMPDYDVPKPHPKGPQLVLHPSQLYDVPPSHNPKELPLELNSALENLERLETDTTSSIKKLLGFVGPGWRNKGRLSDTLYDIKLAVTRLQNSLHELAEFSEGTLGNATKASDKNLALKLAPLVVSLKKSYYTVNEAAAKLAGTNWSLEALVVSEDQEDRYVPDALDILVSCSKALIEDIRQITSFIQGNGLLLFKKDSVNDWTNEYDYLQLNTRGDNGKECRKRFELIENQDEDLSDNLMNLDSNDRKILSFLGGQYVNNHKKLMVAIDAFLYTVERNQPPKVFLAHSKFVVLSAHKLVHIGDTVYRNVGCKEIKDSARTYSNALSDVLAKSVMKTKQAALQFPTVTAVQEMVDSVLDISHAANNLKMCLLQATANFL, encoded by the exons ATGCCAAACCGTTGCTCACCACTACAGCACCACCACAACCTGTCGGCGGCGTCGCCACGTTCAGTCGGTCCTGACTACGACGTGCCGCCGTCCAGACATGTGACATTGGGCACCAGTCCGGGATGCGCCAGGTGCTCTTCCGCCTCCCCCTCTTCAGTGTCTCCAGTGATAAGAGACGGGGAGGCCTACGACGTCCCGAGGCCCCACAACCAACACCTGAATCAACTGACCCCCTCCAGCTCCGCTAGCTCTTTGACAG CGGACTCCATGTCATCCTCGAACCGCAGCAGTATGGCCAACATGCCAGACTACGACGTCCCCAAACCCCACCCAAAAGGACCCCAGTTGGTGCTCCATCCCTCCCAGTTGTACGACGTACCGCCCTCTCACAACCCCAAAGAGTTGCCGTTGGAACTGAACTCAGCCCTGGAGAACCTAGAGAGACTCGAGACCGATACCACCAGCTCGATAAAAAAACTGTTGGGTTTCGTAGGCCCCGGGTGGAGAAACAAGGGAAGATTGAGCGACACGCTGTACGACATCAAATTGGCCGTGACCAGACTACAGAATTCCCTGCACGAATTGGCCGAATTCAGCGAGGGTACCTTAGGAAACGCCACCAAAGCATCCGACAAAAATCTGGCCCTCAAGTTGGCTCCACTGGTCGTAAGTCTGAAGAAGTCGTACTACACGGTGAACGAAGCAGCTGCAAAGCTTGCAGGCACCAATTGGAGCCTGGAAGCCCTTGTGGTGAGCGAAGACCAGGAGGATAGGTACGTACCAGATGCTTTAGATATCTTGGTGTCGTGTTCCAAAGCTCTCATCGAAGACATACGTCAAATCACTTCCTTCATCCAAGGCAACGGCTTGTTGCTCTTCAAGAAAGACTCGGTTAACGATTGGACCAACGAATACGATTATCTACAACTGAATACCAGAGGCGATAACGGGAAAGAATGCCGGAAGAGGTTCGAACTGATAGAGAACCAAGACGAAGACCTATCGGACAACTTGATGAACTTGGACAGTAACGATCGTAAAATTTTGAGCTTCCTCGGCGGGCAGTACGTAAATAACCACAAGAAACTCATGGTGGCTATAGATGCGTTTCTGTACACGGTGGAACGCAATCAACCGCCCAAGGTCTTCCTGGCTCACAGCAAGTTCGTTGTGCTCAGCGCACACAAGTTGGTTCACATCGGGGACACCGTGTATAGGAATGTAGGTTGCAAGGAGATCAAAGACAGTGCTCGGACCTATTCCAACGCTCTGTCTGACGTGCTGGCGAAGAGTGTGATGAAGACAAAACAGGCAGCCTTGCAGTTTCCAACAGTGACAGCAGTACAGGAGATGGTCGACAGCGTGTTGGACATTTCCCATGCAGCTAACAACCTGAAGATGTGTTTGCTGCAAGCCACGGCAAACTTTTTGTAA